The Cryptosporangium phraense genomic sequence GGCCGGCCTCGAGAGTGCCGTGCCGGCTGAAGATCGCGTCGGCGGTGGCCGCGGCGAACTCTCGTCCCTCGTCCGAATCGCCGGCTTGCAGGATCACCGGACGACCCTGCGGGGAGCGGGGGACGTTGAACCGGCCGGAGATGTCGAACTGCTCGCCCCGGTGCCGGAAGGCACCGGCGGCCGGGTTGCCGAGGAAGACACCGGAAGACTTGTCGGCGACGATCTCGTCGCCGCGCCAGGAATCGAACAGCTCGGCCGCGGTGCTGAGAAATTCGCGCGCCCGCGAGTACCGCGCGGACTCCGGCAGGAACCCGCCGCGGCGGAAGTTCTCGCCGGTGAACGCGTCCCAGGACGTGACGACGTTCCACCCGGCCCGCCCGGCCGACAGGTGATCGAGCGACGCGAACTGGCGCGCGACCTCGTACGGCTCGTTGAACGTCGAGTTGATCGTGCCGGTCAGGCCGAGCCGGTCGGTGACCGCGGCCAGCGCGGCGAGCACCGTGAACGTGTCGGGGCGGCCGACGACGTCGAGGTCGTAGATCTGGCCGCCCTGCTCGCGCAGGCGCAGGCCCTCGGCCAGGAAGAAGAAGTCGAACTTGGCCCGCTCGGCGGTCTGGGCCAGGTGGACGAACGACGAGAACTCGATGTGGCTGCCGCCGGCCGGGTCGCTCCAGACCGTGGTGTTGTTGACGCCGGGGAAGTGGGCGGCCAGATGGACCTGCTTCGTCATGACGCCGCCTTTGCGTAGCGATTGGCGGGGCGGGCCAGGCCGAGCCGCCCGCGCAGGGTGCCGGCCTCGTACTGCGTCCGGAAGGCGTCCCGGCGTTGAAGTTCGGGAACGAGGCCGCGGGTGATCGCGGTGAGGTCGGTAGGAACGGACCCGGGCCGGAGACGGAAGCCGGTGAGGCCGGCGCGCTGCCAGTCGAGCAGCAGGTCGGCGAGGCCGGCCGGGGTGCCGGTGAAGACGTGGGCGTCGGACGTGAACTCGGCGCGCTCGTCGAGCCGGGCCTTCCGCTCCGCGGCGTCGTCCCCGAGGAAGACCACCAGATCGCCGAAGACGTGCAGCGGCTCCGACGCCCGGCCGGCCGCCTCCTGCTCGGCCCGGATCTCGTCGATGATCGCGCGGGCCGACTCGGCGTCGGTCGGGGTGACGTAGACGACGTCGGCGCTGCGGGCGCCGAGCCGGTAGGGGATCGTCGCGTGCGCGAGCGCGGTCACCAGCGGCTGGCCCTGCGGCGGACGCGGGGTGATCGACGGGCCCTTGACGCTGAAGAACCGGCCCTCGAAGTCGATGTAGTGCAGCTTCTCGCGGTCGACGAACCGGCCGGTGGCGGCGTCGCGGATCTCGGCGTCGTCCTCCCAGGAGTCCCAGAGCCTGCGGAGCACCTCGACGTAGTCGGCGGCCTCGTCGAACAGGTCGCGGAAGGCCTCCACGTCGCCGTCGAATGGCGGGATCGTGCGCCGGCCGAAGTGCGCGGCCTCGTGGGCGCGGGCCGAGACCTGGACCCGCACCCCGGCGCGGCCGGTGCTGACGTAGTCGAGCGTCGCGATCGCCTTGGAGAGGTGGAACGGCTCGGTATGGGTGACGGTCGCGGTCGGGACCAGGCCGACGTGCCGGGTGAGCGGCGCGACCCGGGCCGCGATCAGGACCGCGTCGAGGCGGCCGCGGACCTCGTCGACCCGGTCGTCGGGCGGGCCGAACCCGGACGTCTGCAGGCCGACCGCGTCCTCGATCGTGACGAAGTCCAGCAGGCCGGCCTCGGCCTCGCGAACCTGGTCGACCCAGTAGCCGGCGGTGAAGAGTTCGGTGGGGCGCGCGTCGGGTTCACGCCAGGCCGCGGGGTGCCACCCCGCACCGTCCAACGCGACCGCTAAGTGCAGGGGCAACGAAGACCTCCTCGGCGCGGGAGTACCTGCCCCCGACACTAACCGCGGATTCCGCCCTCGTCCAATTCCTATCGGTTAACTAGGCTTTGGCGGGGGCCCAGATGACGACGCCGAGGCACATCTCGTCGGCGGTGCCGTCGCCCCAGACGACGTAGCGGGGCTTCAGCCCCTTCAGTGCCGGGAGCTTCTGCCGGAGCGTCGCGTCGTGGGTGCAGGTCACCCGCAGGGTGTCGCCCGGTTTGACGACGGCCGGTCGCGCCAGCGGGCGCGCGGCCTGGTTGTCGAAGTCGTACTGGGGGACGTCGAGCAGCGTCTTCGCGTTCGGGGTGCCTGGGTTGAGGTCGACGCGGATCGACTTGCCGAGCAGGTGCATGTGCCCGGCGACCGCGTAGATCGTCCCGGCGCTGTTCACCCGGTGGTCGCAGTGCTGGGTCGGGTTGGGGACCGGGGTCCGGCCGCCATTGCAGATCGCGTTCAGGCCCGCGACGGTTCCGCCGGCGTCGCCGCCGAACCGGTGGATGACGTCGAGGACGGCCTTCTCGCGGTCGCAGAGGTTGCCGTTCTCGCCGGGTGGGCAGGCGAGCTCGATCGGCGCGGTGAGCAGCCGGGTCTGCAGCTTGATCAGCGGGGTCTTCGCGTCGGCCAGCCGGAGCCGGATGCTCGAGCGGTCGGTACCCGCGGGCTGGCCCCCGGTCGCCAGCAGGCTGTAGTGCACCTGCATGACGAGCTGGCTGCCGGCGTCGAGCGGGTAGCCGGTGCCGGTGGTGGTGAGGCTCTCGCCCGCGCCCGGGGCCCAGGCCGCGACCCAGGCGCCGCCGCCGGCCAGCTGGGCGCCGGGGTCGTTGCCGCCGATGCCAGTGCCGCCGAAGCAGCGCCAGCCCTCGCCGGGTTCGGCGTCGTCCAGCTGTCGCGCCTCGGCGACCTGGCCCGGTTGGATCCGGTAGAAGATCGCGTGGTGGACGATGTCGGCGTTCTCGGGCAGGAACTGGCTGCCGGTGAGGTACGCGGGCGACGTCAGGCCGGGGTCGACGAGGAAGCAGCGGTACTCGTCGGTGCCGCCGCCGGTCGGCTGCGGGGTGTAGGGCGACGTCATCGTCAGCGCCTCGAAGTGCTCGCCGGTGCGGAGCGGCGACGGCGGCGGGGCCGAGGCGGTCGAGTGGTGCGTGGGTGTCGCCGGGGCGTCGGCGGTGCTCGCGGCGGACTGCGGCTCGCTGCACGCGCTGACCAGGAGCAGCAGTGCGGCCAGGGCGCCGATGACCCGGTGTTTCATCTCGGTGACGGTACTCGCCAGTACCGGCGTCGACCGCGTGAATCGGGGAATCCGACTCGCCGGGAAGATCCGCGCGACCTGACACAATCTAAGGTGGAATGGGTGGCGATGAGCGACAAGACCCGATTCACCGAGCGTGGCGTCGAGGAGTTCCTCACCGGGCCCGAGATCGTCTCGACGTTCACCTGGGGGAACACCCCGCAGTTGCTGCATGTCGGGCTGACCGACCTGTACTCCGGCGGCATGCACGGCGGCAAGCTCGCCACCGTGTCGACGGTCTGGCTGCCCGCGAACCGGGCGATGGGCGACAACATCGCCGAGTTCGAGACGCTCGTCAGCGGCCTGGCCGAGCACCACGACGATCTGTCGCGGATCTACCGGTGGCGCAGCCGGGCCGAGGCCGAGGTCGGTCACGGCTCGGTCGTCGAGTCGACGCGGGACCAGCTGATGGCCGCCCACTCGTACGTCGAGATCCACATCGTCGACCGCGACCACCGGTACCGGGTCGAGAACATCTAGGGCACGAGGACGACCTTGCCGGTCACCGTCCCGGATTCGGCGAGCTTCAGGGCGTCGGCCGCGTTCCGGAGGGGGAGCCGGGCCGCGACCTGAGCGGTGATCGCACCCTCGGCGAGCAGCTGGAGGACCTGGCCGAGGTCCTCCCGGAGGCGGGCCTGGAAGACCGCGCGGCGCAGTCGGCGGCCGGACCAGATGTTGTAGAACGTCGCGCGGTGGCCGTTCGGCAGGACGTTCCACCAGGCGAGCTTGGCGATCAGCCGCAGCACCGGCAGCTGCGAGTTGCCGGGGTCGTTCTTGGTCGCGGCCGAGCCGTACGAGACGAGCGTGCCGCCCCGGCCGAGCAGGCGGTAGGAGTCGGTGAGGCCGGGGCCGCCGACGTGGTCGAACACCGCATCGACGCCGTCGGGGGCCAGCTCGCGCACCCGCGCCGGGACGTCGCCGCGGTAGTCGATCGGCTCGGCGCCGAGCTTCTCGATCGCCGCCTGGTTGCGCGCCGACCCGGTGCCGAGCACGCGGATCCCGGCGTGCCGGGCCAGCTGGACGAGCGTCGAGCCGACCCCGCCGTTCGCGCCGTGCACGAGGATCGTGCCGCCGCGACGGACGCGGGCCCGGCGGTGCAGCATCTGCCAGGCCGTGATGCCGTTGACGACGACGGTCTCGGCGTCGGCCGGGTCGATGCCCGCGGGCACGCCGACCAGGTCGCCGGCGTCGACGATCGCGTCGGTGGCCCAGCCGCCGGTCTTCGTGAGCACGGCGACGCGGCGGCCTTTCTGGGTCGGGTCGACGCCGGGGCCGGTCTCGGCGACGGTACCGACCAGGTCGTAGCCCGGGGTGAACGGGAACGGCGGCTGGTCGTAGTACTTGCCCCGGCGCATCTGCTGTTCGGCGAACGAGACGCCGGACGCTTCGACGGAGACCCGGACCTGGTTCGGGCCGGGGGTGGGGGTGGGGCGCTGCTGGACGAGCAGGCCGTCGGGCTCGACGATCCCGGGCAGTACGACGTGGGTCATCATGTTCTGCTCCTGCGCAGGTGTGGTTGACCACTCACTGTTTTAACGAGAGTGATTGAACACTCACACCTGGGACCTGTCAAATGGGGCAGGATGCTCGTACGGGCGCACTGGGAGGAACCATGGGATTCGAGCGGATCGATCGTCACTTCGCCCAGTACGTCGACGACGGGCGGTTACCGGGCTGGTCGGTCCTGGTCAGCCGGGGTGGCGAGGTCGTGCACGCGTCCACCTACGGGCTCCGGGACGTCGAGGCCGGCGCGCCGGTCGAGGACGACACGCTGTTCCGCATCTACTCGATGACCAAGCCGGTCACGGCGGTGGCCGCGCTCATGCTCTACGAGGAGGGCGCGTTCGAGCTCACCGACGCGATCTCGACGTACCTGCCGGCGTTCCGGGACATGCAGGTGCTGGCCGGCGGCACCGCGGCCCGCCCGAAGCTCGTCCCCGCGACCGAGCCGATCCGGATCTGGCACCTGCTCACCCACACCGCCGGCCTCACCTACGGCTTCCACCACGTCGACGTCCTCGACGAGATCTACCGCAACGCGGGCTTCGAGTGGGGCACGCCCGCGGGACTCGACCTGGCCGGCTGCGTCGACGCCTGGGCCGCGCTGCCGCTGGCCTTCGAGCCCGGCACCGAGTGGAACTACTCGGTCGCCACCGACGTCCTCGGGCGCCTCGTCGAGGTGGTCTCCAAGCAGTCGCTCGACGCGTTCTTCGCCGAGCGGATCTTCGGCCCGCTCGGGATGACCGACACCGGGTTCCAGGCGCTGGACGCCGGCCGGCTGGCCGCGCTGTACACCCCGGACGGGCGCACCGGAAAAGCCGTGCGCAGCGACCGGATGGGACGGGCGATTCTCGCCGAGCCGCGCTACCTCTCCGGTGGCGGCGGGCTCGTCTCCACCCGGTCGGACTACCACCGCTTCGCGCGGATGCTGCTCGGCCGGGGTTCGCTCGACGGCGTCCGTCTGCTGGGCGACCGGACCGTGCGCTTCATGGCGTCCAACCACCTGCCCGGCGGGGCCGACCTCGCGGCCTTCGGCCGCCCGCTGTTCGCCGAGACCTCGTTCGCCGGCGTCGGCTTCGGGCTCGGCGTCTCCGTCCTCCTCGACCCGATCACGACGCGGACGCTCGGCAGCGCCGGCGAATTCGGGTGGGGAGGAGCGGCGAGCACCGCGTTCTGGGTCGACCCGGCGGAGGAGCTGGTGGTCGTGTTCCTCACGCAGCTGCTGCCGTCGAGCACGTATCCGATCCGGAGCCAGTTGCGTCAGCTCGTCTACTCGGCGCTGGAGTAGGCGCGGGTACGGGCGCGGCCGACGGCCGCGGCGACTCCCAGCGGCACGGTGATGGCGGCGGCGATCGCGAAGATCGCGCGGTACTGGCCGTTCCCGGCCGGGGCGGCGGCGAGGAGGGCGGCGATCGCGCTGCCCAGGAACAGCGAGGCGGCGAACAGCGAGATGACCGTCGCCCGGGCCGACGGCAGGACCTCGGTGGCCCAGGTCTGCATCGTCGAGTGGAGCCAGGCCCAGGCGAGCCCGAGCATGAACGCGGTCACGACCGCGACCGCCGGTACCTGGCTCACCGCCACCACCACGCAGGCGACGCCGGCCCCGGCCGCGCCGAGGGCGGGGAGTTGCCAACGGCCGAGCCGGGACGAGAGCGCTCCGGCGAGCCGGGCGAACAGCAGCACTGAGAGCCCGTAGACGCCGTTGACCGAGCCGGCCAGCGCGGTGCCGACGCCGGTCGCCTCGACCGCGGCCGGGAGCAGGGTCAGGACGCCGAGCAGGACGAAGCCGTCGCCGAACGCGAGCAGGAGCACCAGCCAGGTCACGCGGGACCGGGTGACCGCGCGGATCGCGGTGCGGAACCGCTGGTCGCGGCGGCTCACCCCGGGCGGTGGGACTCTCTTCAGGACGATCACCAGCAGGAGTGCAGCGGCGCTGGTGATCAGGAACGTGACCCGCCAGCTCGCGAGTTGCGCGATCACGCCCGCCGACGAGGCGCCCAGGGCCATGCCGACCGCGCTGCCGGACATGAAGTTCGTGATCTCGCGCTGGCGGTCCTCGGTGGGGACGGTGTCGCCCAGGTACACCAGCCCGGCCGGGATTGCCGCGCTGAAGCACGCGCCGGCCAGTCCGCGGGCCGCGGCCAGCGCGACCGGACCGTCGACCAGGGCCGAGACCCCGGTCGCGATCGACGCGACGACCAGCGCGCCACGCATCGTCCGGACGAGACCGACGCGGTCGGAGACGACGCCCCAGACCGGCTGCATGAGCCCGTAGGCGAGGAAGTAGAGGCTGGCGGCCTGGACGACCGGGGCGAGAGTGGAGCCGATGTCCCGGGCGATCGCGACCAGCATGGCCGGCATCGCGAATCGATCGAACGTGCTCACCAACGCCATGACCTGCAGTGACCGACGCGCCGTCAGGAAGCCACGCACCTGACGACCGTATGCTGTCGGTGGCTCTTTCCGGCCCGGGATCTGGTGATCGCGAATGAGTACCGAGGATGGTCTGCGAACCGTTGCTCTGGTCGGCGCGTGTGCGGCTTTCGTCGTCGTGCCGAATGTCGGGTCCGATGAGCGGACCGAACGGTACGACACGGTGATCACGCCGCCGGACTACGCGTTCGCGGTGTGGGCGCCGATCTTCGCCGGATGCGTCCTCTCGACGGTGGGGCAGGCGCTGCCGGGCGGGCAGGCGGTGAGCCGGGCGACCGGGTGGCCGCTGGCCGGCGCGTACGCGCTGAACGCGGCCTGGTCGCTGGCCGCCCAGACCGACCGCTTCGCCGCGACGCCGGTCCTGTTGCCGGTGGCCGCGGGCTTGGCGTTGGTCGCGCACGCGCGTCAGCAGGGTCTCCCGGCCGCGCGGGGGTTGGCCGGAGTGACGCCGGTCAGTACCGGCCTGCTGGCCGGCTGGACCACGCTGGCGAGTGTGGTGAACGTCGCCGCGGGCGCGAACCTCGCCGGGGCGTCGGCGGGCTCGCCGCGGACGGTGGCCCGCTCGGCCGCCGCCCTGGTCGCGGTGAGCGGCGCCGTCGCGGTCGGGGTCGCGACGAGCCGACGCGGGGCATTGTCGCTGGCGGCGGCGGCCGGGTGGGGGCTGATCACGTTGGCGCTGACTCCCGGGCGCCCCCGTAGCGTCCGCTGGAGCGCGGCCGCCGGCGCGTCGGCCGTCGGAATGGGTGCACTGGTCGCGCGGAGACGGAGACCCGTCTCGGCGTTCGCTGCGTAGCAGCCGCCGCTGGGCGGCGGGGGGAGGTGGCGCCCGGGAGTCCCCGGGCGCCGGTGGGTCAGGCGTTGACTTCGTCGCGCCAGGCCACCCAGTCCCGCAGGGCCGAGAGGTCGTAGTCGGGCCCGCCGACACCGATCGTGAACAGCGAGACGCCCAGGTCGCGCAGCTGCGGACCGACCTCGGACGGCTTGCCCTCCACGGCCGACGAAATTTCGATCTCGGCCGGGTCGCGCCCGACGTCGGCGCAGTGCTGGCGCAGGATGCCGATCTTGCGCTCGATCGTCGGGACGTCGCCGAAGCTGTGCCAGATGTGGGCGTGCTTCGCGACCAGCCGCAGCGTCTTCTTCTCGCCACCGCCGCCGATCAGCACCGGGATGTCGCGGGTCGGCGCCGGGTTCAGCTTCGCGAACCGGGACTCGATCCGCGGCAGCGCCTCGGCCAGATCGTCGAGGCGCCCGCCGGCGGTACCGAACTCGTAGCCGTACTCGTCGTAGTCTTTCTCGAACCACCCCGAGCCGATGCCGAGAATGAGCCGGCCATTGCTGATGTGGTCGACGGTCCTGGCCATGTCGGCGAGCAACTCGGGATTGCGGTAGCTGTTGCAGGTGACCAGCGCGCCGATCTCGACGCGGGAGGTCTGCTCGGCCCAGGCCGCGAGCATCGTCCAGCACTCGAAGTGCTTGCCTTCGGGCTCGCCGTAGAGCGGGTAGAAGTGGTCCCAGTTGAACAGGATGTCGGCGCCGATCTCCTCGGCCTCGGCCGCGGTGCGACGGATGGTTTCGTAGTCAGCATGCTGGGGCTGGAGCTGCAGCCCCACACGGACGCGCCTGGTGCTCATGGCCCGAGCCTAAACGGACGATCATCGCCCGCTCGGGAGGCACCGAGCGTTTCAGCGACCGCACTCCGCGAGCGCGATACGGACCTGCTGGTTGACCGACACGAGATCGAGGTCGGAGCTGGACAGATAGGCCTGCCTGGTGGTGCGGGCCAGCGCGCGGTACTGCTCGTCGGACCGGGCGGCGGCCGCGCTGAGCTCGCTGGCCCGGTTGAGCTTGGTTCCGTCGGACAGGGTGAAGTTGCCGGCGGAGAATTCCGGCAGTCCGCGGAGAATCGTGCAGGCGTCGGCGACGTCCTTGGCCGGGCCGTCGGCCGGCCGGCCGAGCAGGGAGCCGCCGAGCCAGACGCTCCCGACGAGGAAGGCGCCGCACACGAGACCGACGAGCGCGGCGGCGAGCAGGCGCCGCCGGGGGCGCTGCTCGGTAGGTGGCGGTGGGGCTGCGGGCCACTCGATCGGCCGCAGGGAGTAGGTCTCGACCGGAGCGATCTCCGTCGTTTGGAGGCTGGTCATCACCGTGCTCCTCTCGTCGACGGTTGAGTGTTCATACGTTGCCCAGAATAGGAATACTCCGGTGACGAATTTAGCCCCGACCTCTGCTAATTAATGTTCCCTTAAGCATCTCGCATTCGAATTCTGTCGTCCGGAGACAGGAAGTTTGAATGAGGTTCAAAACACCATTCAAGGACATTCGGGCGTTTATTCGAAGCGGAGAACCAGGCGTCCGCGGGTGCCTCCGGCCTCCAGGCGGTGGTGGGCCTCGGCGGCCCGGTCGGCCGGGTACGTGTCGGCCACCCGCAGGGTGACCGCGCCCTGTTCGACGAGTTCGCGCAGGCCGTCGAGCCGCTCCAGGTCCTCGGCGTACTTCCGGACGATCACCGGCCGGACCCGCAGCCCCCGCTGCCCGTCCCCGGCATAGCCCCGGACGGTGGTCACGACCCCGCCGTCGCGCACCGCCGGGAGTGCGGCGGCGTCCAGGAGCGCGCCGTCGGCCAGCCCGTCGACCCCGTCGGGGTACTGCTCGCGGATCCGTTCCGCGACGTCGTCTCCTCGTTGGACGACGACGTCCGCGCCGAGGTCGCGGACCAGTGCTTCGTCCGACGGCGAGGCGTCGGCGACGACCGTGAGCCCGTGCGCCTTGGCCAGCTGGATCACGTAGCCGCCGAACGCCCCGGCCGCGCCGGTCACGGCGAGCACCTGACCGGGGCCCAGCTCCATGAGGTCGAGCGCCTGGCGGGCGGTCAGCCCGTTCATCGGGAGCGTCGCCGCCTCGACGTCGCTCGCGCCGGCCGGTACGCGGGTCGCCGAGCGCTCGGGCAGCACCAGGTCCTCGCGGTAGCCGCCGTGTGCGCCGGACGGGACGACGATGCCCATCACGCGCGTCCCCGGTGTGAGGTCGTCGCGGACGCCGTCGCCGATCTCGGTGACGACGCCGGCGACGTCCATGCCGGGCACGTCGGCGCCGTCGGCCGGGTGGCCGGTGGTCGAGCGTAGGCCCGCGCGAATGCCGGTGTCGGTAGGGTTCACGGCCGCGGCGGTCACCCGCACCCTTACCTGCCCGGGGCCCAGTGGCTCGGCCCGCAGATCGAGCACCCGCAGGACGTCCGGCCCGCCGTATTCGGTCACTCCGATAGCACGCATATCTCGACTATTACGCCCCTCCGCCGCCAACCGCACCGCCGGGATCCCGGCCCCGCCCGCTCCGCTGCGCGCCGCGAAGCGCGCCCGCACGGCCCCTATGTCGGGCGGCAGTGGAGGCGCATGCAGCGCGGCGCGAGACTCGGGCGCTTGGGTGTGGGGATCTGAGCGCGGTTCGGCACACAGTTACGGCGTGGTTGCCGCCGGGAAGCCGGGGCACTCCGGATCCAGGTTGGACAGTGGCCGCGGGCGTCAGCGATCGGTTCCGGTCAGGGGCAACGACTCGCCGGTCGCGGGCGAAGGATCGGTCAGAGCGTGGCACGGGCCGGGGCAGCCCAGCCAAGCCAGCACCTCGCCCCAGCCCGACGGGCCAACCTCCACGTGCCGCCCCGCGCCACGCACCAGCCATCGCCGGCCTACCAGCGCGTCCAGCAGCGCGGCCGGGAGCGCCCCGGCCAGGTGCGGGCGGCGCTCGGTCCAGTCGAGGCACTCGCGCACCAGCGGGCGGCGGGCGCGCTGCAGAGCGTCCAGAGGGATGTGCAGTTCGGCGAGGCGGGCCGCCGCCCGGGGCGGAACCGAATTGTCGGCGGCCACCACACCGTGGTCGACCAGCGCGTCGCGCAGCCGGACGCCGGCGCGGCCGGCCAGGTGGTCGTAGCAGGTGCGCGCGGCGGCCAGCCGTCGCGCGGCGGTGCTCTGCTTGAGGCTCCGGACCGGCACCGGCGGGGCGATGAGCGCGAGCGACTCCACGGCGAGCGCGACCTCGGGCCGGGCGATCCGGTGGTAGCGGTGCCGTCCCTGGGCGACGACCTCGACGTAGCCGGCCTCGACCAGCTGCTTCAGGTGCGCGCTGGCGGCCGGGCGGCCGATCCCGGCCGCGCGGGCGAGCGCGCCGGCCGGGTGGGCGCGGCCGTCGAGCAGCAGGGTCAGCATCGCCGACCGCGACGGGTCGGCCAGCAGACGCGCGGCGAAGGCCACGTCGACGTCGGCGATCGTCATGGGGTCGACGGTAGTGCGCGGACGGTTCGGCCGGGACCGAACGATCGCCGCCCTAGCGTCGCTCGACGTGAACCGTGCCTATCACTGCCTGTTCTGGTCGCAGGCCTGCGTCGAGCTGGGCGAGCAGTTGCTGATCGTGGCGCTGGTCTGGGCCGCGCTCCGATCGCCGGGCGGCGGTTTCGTCGGCGTGGTGCTGGCCGCGTGGGCGCTGCCGCGCGGGGTGTTGTTGCTGGTCGGGGGAGCGCTGAGCGACCGGTACGACCGGCGGGCGCTGTCGGTGGGCGTGGGGTGCGGGCTGACCGGGGTCGCGGGGGCGCTGGCCGTCGTGACCCGGACCGACGTTCGGTGGGCCTGGCTCGTCGCGGCGGCGCTGTTCGGGGTGCTGGACGCGGTGCGGCTGCCGGTCGCGGCCGGGGTGCTGCCGAGCGTGGTGCCGCGGGAGCGGCTCGCGGAGGCGAACCGGTGGGTCGGGATGCGGGAGTGGGCCGCGCTCGCGGCCGGCCCGGCCGCCGGGGGTGCGCTGGTGGCCGCGGTCGGCTCGTCGGCGGCGATCGCGGTGGTGGCGCTGCTCTACGCGCTCAGTGTGCTCGTGCTGGTGCCGGTCGGCCCGCTCCCACCCGCCGCCCCGGAGACGGCCGGGTTGCTGGCTGAGCTCCGGGACGGGGTGCGGTTCGTGGGTGGGCACCGGGAGCTGCGGACTCTGCTGGCCATGTTCGCGGTCGCGAACCTGTTCGTGCTGGGCCTCCTCGGCGTCACCGTGCCGGTCTTCGCGACGACCGTCCTGCACGGCGGCCCGGCCACCCTCGGCCTGCTCTCGGCCTCGTTCGGCACCGGGCTGGTCCTCGGCACCCTGGCCTCGACCCGGCTTCCGGAAGCACTCCGCACCCCCGCGGCCACGATGACGCTGTTCGCGGCCAGTGACGCGCTGCTGGCCTCGGTGGGCCACGCCGCCACCGCCCTCACCGCCGCCGTGCTGTACGGCGCCAGCGGATTCGCCGCCGGGCCGGCGTCGACGTTCTACCGGACGCTGCTGCAGACGCTGCCGCCCGCGGCCTACCTCGGCCGGGTCAGCGGCATCGCCCGCACGCTCTCGTTCGGCCTCGAACCGCTCTCCGCCGCCGGGGCCGGTGCACTCACCGCACGCGCCTCGGCGTCCGTCGTGCTGGTCGTGGGCGGCGCGGTAGCGACGCTGGCCGACCTGACCGGCGCGGTGGTCACGCGCGTAGGAACGTCAGGACCGCGCGCACGCGACGATGTTCCCGGTCGTCGGGCGCCAGGCCGAGCTTCGTGAAGATCGCGCCGATGTGCGACTCCACGGTCTTCACCGACAGGTGCAGCTCGTCGGCGACGGCCGCATTCGAGAGCCCCTGGGCCATGAACCCGAGCACGGCCCGCTCGCGCGCGGTCAGCTCGTCGAGCGGGTCCTCCTCGCGACGGCGCCGGACCAGCCGGGTCACGAGCTCGGGATCGATCACGGTCTCGCCGTGCCCGATCCGCCGGACGTCGCCGGCGAACGTCGTCAGGTCCGCGACGCGGTCCTTGAGCAGGTACCCGACCCCGCCGTCGAACTGGGTGATCAGCCGCAGCGCGTGGTGCACCTCGACGTACTGGGACAGCAGCAACAGCCCGACCTGCGGGGCGATCGTCCGGATCGCCGCCGCCGTGTCGATCCCCTCGGCCGAGAACCCCGGCGGCATCCGCAGGTCGATCACGGCCACGTCCGGCGGGTCCCGGCGCACGAGCGCGAGCAGCCCGTCGGAGTCCGACGCCTGGCCGGTGACCGTGAAGCCGGTCTCGGCCAGGATCCGGGCGACGCCCTCGCGCAGCAGCATCGAGTCGTCGGCGAGCATCACCCGCACGCGATCACCGCCCCGAGCCGGGTTCCCCGCACACCACTGTCGACCTGCAGCCGCGCCCCGAGCGTCGCCAGCCGGTCGGCCAGCCCCTCGAGCCCGCTCCCGGCCCGCACGACGGCGCCGCCTCCTCCGTCGTCCGCGATCTCGACCGTGAGACCGGCGTCGGTGAGCTCGACCCGGACGTGGACCACCGTCGCCCCGGAATGCTTGGCCGCGTTGGTCAGCCCCTCGCTGACCACGAAGTAGGCCGTCGCCTCGACCTCGGGCGGAAGCCGTCGCCCGACGTCGACCGCGACCCGGACCGGCACCGCGGACC encodes the following:
- a CDS encoding MFS transporter; amino-acid sequence: MRGFLTARRSLQVMALVSTFDRFAMPAMLVAIARDIGSTLAPVVQAASLYFLAYGLMQPVWGVVSDRVGLVRTMRGALVVASIATGVSALVDGPVALAAARGLAGACFSAAIPAGLVYLGDTVPTEDRQREITNFMSGSAVGMALGASSAGVIAQLASWRVTFLITSAAALLLVIVLKRVPPPGVSRRDQRFRTAIRAVTRSRVTWLVLLLAFGDGFVLLGVLTLLPAAVEATGVGTALAGSVNGVYGLSVLLFARLAGALSSRLGRWQLPALGAAGAGVACVVVAVSQVPAVAVVTAFMLGLAWAWLHSTMQTWATEVLPSARATVISLFAASLFLGSAIAALLAAAPAGNGQYRAIFAIAAAITVPLGVAAAVGRARTRAYSSAE
- a CDS encoding LLM class F420-dependent oxidoreductase — encoded protein: MSTRRVRVGLQLQPQHADYETIRRTAAEAEEIGADILFNWDHFYPLYGEPEGKHFECWTMLAAWAEQTSRVEIGALVTCNSYRNPELLADMARTVDHISNGRLILGIGSGWFEKDYDEYGYEFGTAGGRLDDLAEALPRIESRFAKLNPAPTRDIPVLIGGGGEKKTLRLVAKHAHIWHSFGDVPTIERKIGILRQHCADVGRDPAEIEISSAVEGKPSEVGPQLRDLGVSLFTIGVGGPDYDLSALRDWVAWRDEVNA
- a CDS encoding NADP-dependent oxidoreductase, which translates into the protein MRAIGVTEYGGPDVLRVLDLRAEPLGPGQVRVRVTAAAVNPTDTGIRAGLRSTTGHPADGADVPGMDVAGVVTEIGDGVRDDLTPGTRVMGIVVPSGAHGGYREDLVLPERSATRVPAGASDVEAATLPMNGLTARQALDLMELGPGQVLAVTGAAGAFGGYVIQLAKAHGLTVVADASPSDEALVRDLGADVVVQRGDDVAERIREQYPDGVDGLADGALLDAAALPAVRDGGVVTTVRGYAGDGQRGLRVRPVIVRKYAEDLERLDGLRELVEQGAVTLRVADTYPADRAAEAHHRLEAGGTRGRLVLRFE
- a CDS encoding ArsR/SmtB family transcription factor; amino-acid sequence: MTIADVDVAFAARLLADPSRSAMLTLLLDGRAHPAGALARAAGIGRPAASAHLKQLVEAGYVEVVAQGRHRYHRIARPEVALAVESLALIAPPVPVRSLKQSTAARRLAAARTCYDHLAGRAGVRLRDALVDHGVVAADNSVPPRAAARLAELHIPLDALQRARRPLVRECLDWTERRPHLAGALPAALLDALVGRRWLVRGAGRHVEVGPSGWGEVLAWLGCPGPCHALTDPSPATGESLPLTGTDR
- a CDS encoding MFS transporter, with protein sequence MNRAYHCLFWSQACVELGEQLLIVALVWAALRSPGGGFVGVVLAAWALPRGVLLLVGGALSDRYDRRALSVGVGCGLTGVAGALAVVTRTDVRWAWLVAAALFGVLDAVRLPVAAGVLPSVVPRERLAEANRWVGMREWAALAAGPAAGGALVAAVGSSAAIAVVALLYALSVLVLVPVGPLPPAAPETAGLLAELRDGVRFVGGHRELRTLLAMFAVANLFVLGLLGVTVPVFATTVLHGGPATLGLLSASFGTGLVLGTLASTRLPEALRTPAATMTLFAASDALLASVGHAATALTAAVLYGASGFAAGPASTFYRTLLQTLPPAAYLGRVSGIARTLSFGLEPLSAAGAGALTARASASVVLVVGGAVATLADLTGAVVTRVGTSGPRARDDVPGRRAPGRAS
- a CDS encoding response regulator transcription factor gives rise to the protein MLADDSMLLREGVARILAETGFTVTGQASDSDGLLALVRRDPPDVAVIDLRMPPGFSAEGIDTAAAIRTIAPQVGLLLLSQYVEVHHALRLITQFDGGVGYLLKDRVADLTTFAGDVRRIGHGETVIDPELVTRLVRRRREEDPLDELTARERAVLGFMAQGLSNAAVADELHLSVKTVESHIGAIFTKLGLAPDDREHRRVRAVLTFLRA